The following DNA comes from Brienomyrus brachyistius isolate T26 chromosome 16, BBRACH_0.4, whole genome shotgun sequence.
TGCTAACTAATTAACAGGAAGTGGCACAATCTAACATAGCATTATCTATTGGAATAGAGTCCCAAACATTAAGTaccaaaaatgaaaatacactaAATAAAGatggattaaaaaataaaatattgaatGTGGACAAGAAAATACAGggtttaaatttaaaaatcaaacattcaaaAGTATGAATGAAATTAATAGCAAACGTAAATAACTGCACTGAGTAAAACATAAAAGTGAAATCTCCCCTTTGTGAAATTGCTGGTAAAAATGCCTATATTCTCATTCCCGAACTGTACTGGTTTTCTGTAAGACTCCAGAGAGAAAGAAACAGTTGAAAGGGGCCCACTGGGTGATGTATAATGCGTGTGCTCAGGTGCTTAAGTGGCATGAATGCTTAATGATATACATACCAGTCACCATGACATGTATGATACAGACAAAATCCATGCAAAAACCTTTCCAGCAGCAAACAGAAAAGCATTTAGGTTCTTTACAAAAATATAGACATATGAACTTAAAAAAACGAAGGATAAAAGtaataacaaaataataaaatgtaaataggtCAAATAAGTATTTATTGATAGATTAACAAATTAAACAGTTACAAGTTCATGATTATTCTTTctgaaaattttattttaattccacCTTCATTTGTGGAAGAGGTGATCGCTGTTTACAAAATGCTAGTGGACTTCACTCACACAGAAAAAAATTCTGAATAAAGTACACAAATTGCAAATGTGTGAAATTTAAGTTCTCCATTTACACAACAGTGTGTTCATTTACTTTTCTTCAAAAGTTCAGCAAATCCCTGTTTTTACTACCTTTGTCAATTGAATGGATTCTCTCATATTTTTTTAAGTTACTAATATTGGAAAATTTCTTTCTGCACACAGTGCAACAATGATGTCTTTCCCCCGAGGTCACTTTAAGATGTCTTCTAAAATATGACACATCggtaaaacatatttttacatGTTTTTTAAAGTTACTAATGTCAGAAAAACTCTttccacatactgtacaagTGAACGGTTTCACACCAGAATGAATCCTTTTGCGCACTGTTAGGTGAATTGCACGCGTAAAactctttttttaattaattgatactttatcgatccctctgtggggaaattgtctttacgcctccctcagcttcctccatgtagagtaagctgtcggcaaagggctgccacccgcaatggcgcccagggagctgggggttacaggccttgctcaaggacccacagacatgctgtggctgggtttgaacctgtgacctgcTGCTTACAGGAACACAGGCTTAGCCGACTGCGCTACCACATTCAGTACAAGTGTAAGGTCTCTCAGAGTGACAGTGTCGTCCTAAGGATGCAGCATCCTATAAACTCTTCCCACATTTGCCACAGATACTTGGCCTTTCTTCAGAATGCTTTAAAAGGTGTTTTTTAAAAGTTGCTCAGGTGTAAAACCTCATGTCACACTCAGCACACTGATATGGTTTTTTGCCTGAATGAAATCTCATGTGAACTTTTAAGGAATAAGCTACAGTAAACCTCTGTCCGCACTCAGAACAAATGTGGGGCTTTTCACCTGAGTGAACCCTCTGGTGTTTCTTTAAGTAGGATCTGGTTATGAATCCTTTTCCACACTGGTGACAAATGTATGTTTTTTCCATTAAATGAGTTTCTTCGTGTTTAGCCAAATGAGTCTGATTTGCAAAAGTCTTCCCACATTCATTATAACTGTGCATGTTTTCACCTGAATATGTTCTGTAGTGGACATTTAAGATAGATGGGCTTTTAAAACTCTTTCCACAATCCAAACAACCATGCTTATTCATATTTGAATTATCCTGCTGGTGCTGCTCTATTTGGAATGAATTGACACAATAACTTTCTTGATTACTGTGATCATGTCTCACCTGATTTTAGCATGAATCAATTGTTTCAGTTTAAATTTGCTCAGATTCCAGACATTCTTCTAATCCCACCTTGACAATATGGAGATCCTGCATTGCACCTGAATTTTCTACGTCCTCTTGATTCATATTTGGCTTCAGTAAATTTCTCACTATGGACACACTGTGTATTGGGGTCTTCTGCCACCTAAACATAATCTGGATCAATATGCTTAGATTTGCCTTGCATTCGGAGAGACTTCATCAATATCAGTTTTCTGTATGATGGTTGTATATGCTGGGTTGGCACAATTCAAATCAGATTGATTGTCACCAGTCATTAACAATCTGCATGGTGATTTTTCGTGAGAATGAACTTTAAGGTGTCTTTTTAAGTAAGACATACACTTAAAATGTTTCCCACAATGGTCACACTTGCTTGGTTTGTCTTCTGAATGAGTTCTCATATGTACTGTTAATCCGCTTCCTTGTGCAAAACTTTTCTCACACAATGTGCAACTATACGGCTTCTCACCAGAATGAATTCTCATATGTATCTTTAAGTTTGGTGCCTGAGTAAAACTCTTTCCACATTCGGTACAGATGTATGGTTTTTCCCCAGAGTGAATTCTCTTGTGTACTTTTAAACTAGAAGGGCTTTTAAAACTCTTTCCACAATCCAAACAACCATATTTATTCATGTTTAAATTATCCTGCTGGTGCTGTTCTATTTGGAATGAATTGACAAAATCACTTTCTTGATTGTTGTGATCATTTCTGGAAAATGACAACTGCTTGGTATCTGGAGTTAATGAATCCCTTTCAAATGTCTCTTCTTCATCCTCATTACACACCTCAGTCTCAGAAGTAGTTGCAAAATCAATTAAATCTGTTAAGCCATCATTAACTTCACACTTCACACCTGTTCTGTCACAATCAGCAAACTTTGACTCAACATTATGTCTCAACTGATCATAGCCTGGATCAATCAATTCAGTTTTAATTTGCTCAGATGCCAGACATTCTTCTAGTCCCAATTTGACAATACGGAGATCCTGCATTGCATTTGAATTTTCTGTGTGCTTGAAAATTGCTAGACGTCCTCTTGACTCAGGTTTGGATTTGGTAAATTTCTCACTATCGACACACTGTGTATTGGGGTCTTCTGCCACCAGAATATAATCTGGATCAATATGCTCAAATTTGATTTGTCTTGCATTCGGATAGACTTCatcagtatcagcattctgtatGATGGTTGTACATGCTGTGTTGGCACAATCCGAATCAGATTTAGTCTCAACAGTTAATCTGTCTTGTGATTTTTCACCAGAATGAATTTTCAGGTGTTTTTTTAAGTAATAGATACACTTAAAATGTTTCCCACAATGGTCACAAATGCTTGATTTTTCTCCTGAATGTGTTCTCATATGTACTGTTAATCCGCTTCCTTGTGCAAAACTTTTCTCACACAGCGTGCAACTATATGGCTTCTCACCAGAATGAATTCTCATGTGTATGTTTAAGTGTGCTGCCTGAGTAAAACTCTTTCCACATTCAGTACAGCTGTACGGTTTTTCCCCAGAGTGAACTCTCTTGTGTCTAGTTAAGCGAAATAAACAAGTAAAACCCTTTCCACATTCAGTGCAACTGTACGGTTTTTCAgttaaatgaatttcacaatgtCTTCGTAAATAGATTGCATCCTTAAAACTCTTTCCGCAATGACCACAGACATTTGGTCTTTCTCCAGAATGGTTTAAAATGTGGTTCTTGTAGGTTGCTCGGGTAAAAAACCTCATTCCACATTCGGTGCACTGATATGGTTTTTCACCAGAATGAAACCTCATGTGCACTTTTAAAGAATCTGATGCAGTAAACCTCTGTCCGCATTCCGAACATACATGGGGCTTTTCACCCGTGTGAACTCTCTGGTGTTTCTTCAAACACTCTGAACGGGTGAAACCTTTTCCACACTGTtcacaaatatattttttttcaggtgAATGCATTTTCATATGTCTTGTTAAGGCAGCTACATTGGGAAATATCTTTCCACATTCATTGCAACCATGTGTTTGTTCACCTGAATAAGGGTTACTGTCTGTCCTTGTCAAAAGTCCTCTATTGCTCAAATCAATTCCATTCAAGTAAAGATGCTGGTGCTGTTTCTTATCAAATGCATTAGTGGAACTTGTTACAAACTGCAAAGAGCCTAACCAATCAGTATGAATGTCTTTTCTCCGAGATGAAGGAATGGGCTGCTCCTCTTGATGAGCTCCGTTTGATCTCTCTTTACAATCCCATTCTAGTAGCGTGTCTGATTTCTCCTCTATAAATCCACTGGAAACGACTATATCTCCACTTGATTCAGACTTTATTTGGTCGACTGTAATTTCACCCCCATTAGTGTACTGAGAGTCATTGTACTGTGATGAACAAACTGAATCTGGACCGGTCCCTTtctgtgtttgatgatactCCAGGCAAACTCCCAATCCCATCTTCTCAGTCCCGGGATTCTGCATAGCAGCAACATCCCCTGTATGGGTGCAGCCCagatcagattcatttttaacacACAAGGCCATGATTCCTCACTTCGCAGGCCAGGGCGTCAAGTGTAACATGCTCAGTCCCTCACTACGCTGTTCTCCGAGCTCTTCTTCCTTGTACGTTGTTTTGTTTGTGATCGTCTCTGTGAGCTGCTGTGAATATACACTGTGATTCACCTGTGATGGAGGAGGATTCATTTTACATAGAGCCCCACACTCACCAGAGACTCATCAACCCACACAGCAGAGTTCAAGCCCCTGCTACTGAAGCCTATGCTGAATCAGAAAAAGGTTAGTTTTTTCATCATTATTCACAGTTTTGACAAACGTAATTAATTGCTTGAACAATATTAGCAGTTTAGTACTGGTGAAGAAGAAATAATCTAGCAATAtccatttaaaaacaacagaATACCAAAATATATCCCTGTTATTAAAAAAGTAAACTTGGGGCGATCTTTCCTGTGAACATTAGCTGCATTAAAAGTCACACAAATGTAACTATTTCCAACTCCATTTTGTTATATCTAGCTTGCAAATATGtgaattattaaaatattaaagaaaaacg
Coding sequences within:
- the LOC125709635 gene encoding zinc finger protein ZFP2-like isoform X6; amino-acid sequence: MALCVKNESDLGCTHTGDVAAMQNPGTEKMGLGVCLEYHQTQKGTGPDSVCSSQYNDSQYTNGGEITVDQIKSESSGDIVVSSGFIEEKSDTLLEWDCKERSNGAHQEEQPIPSSRRKDIHTDWLGSLQFVTSSTNAFDKKQHQHLYLNGIDLSNRGLLTRTDSNPYSGEQTHGCNECGKIFPNVAALTRHMKMHSPEKKYICEQCGKGFTRSECLKKHQRVHTGEKPHVCSECGQRFTASDSLKVHMRFHSGEKPYQCTECGMRFFTRATYKNHILNHSGERPNVCGHCGKSFKDAIYLRRHCEIHLTEKPYSCTECGKGFTCLFRLTRHKRVHSGEKPYSCTECGKSFTQAAHLNIHMRIHSGEKPYSCTLCEKSFAQGSGLTVHMRTHSGEKSSICDHCGKHFKCIYYLKKHLKIHSGEKSQDRLTVETKSDSDCANTACTTIIQNADTDEVYPNARQIKFEHIDPDYILVAEDPNTQCVDSEKFTKSKPESRGRLAIFKHTENSNAMQDLRIVKLGLEECLASEQIKTELIDPGYDQLRHNVESKFADCDRTGVKCEVNDGLTDLIDFATTSETEVCNEDEEETFERDSLTPDTKQLSFSRNDHNNQESDFVNSFQIEQHQQDNLNMNKYGCLDCGKSFKSPSSLKVHKRIHSGEKPYICTECGKSFTQAPNLKIHMRIHSGEKPYSCTLCEKSFAQGSGLTVHMRTHSEDKPSKCDHCGKHFKCMSYLKRHLKVHSHEKSPCRLLMTGDNQSDLNCANPAYTTIIQKTDIDEVSPNARQI
- the LOC125709635 gene encoding zinc finger protein ZFP2-like isoform X7, which codes for MQNPGTEKMGLGVCLEYHQTQKGTGPDSVCSSQYNDSQYTNGGEITVDQIKSESSGDIVVSSGFIEEKSDTLLEWDCKERSNGAHQEEQPIPSSRRKDIHTDWLGSLQFVTSSTNAFDKKQHQHLYLNGIDLSNRGLLTRTDSNPYSGEQTHGCNECGKIFPNVAALTRHMKMHSPEKKYICEQCGKGFTRSECLKKHQRVHTGEKPHVCSECGQRFTASDSLKVHMRFHSGEKPYQCTECGMRFFTRATYKNHILNHSGERPNVCGHCGKSFKDAIYLRRHCEIHLTEKPYSCTECGKGFTCLFRLTRHKRVHSGEKPYSCTECGKSFTQAAHLNIHMRIHSGEKPYSCTLCEKSFAQGSGLTVHMRTHSGEKSSICDHCGKHFKCIYYLKKHLKIHSGEKSQDRLTVETKSDSDCANTACTTIIQNADTDEVYPNARQIKFEHIDPDYILVAEDPNTQCVDSEKFTKSKPESRGRLAIFKHTENSNAMQDLRIVKLGLEECLASEQIKTELIDPGYDQLRHNVESKFADCDRTGVKCEVNDGLTDLIDFATTSETEVCNEDEEETFERDSLTPDTKQLSFSRNDHNNQESDFVNSFQIEQHQQDNLNMNKYGCLDCGKSFKSPSSLKVHKRIHSGEKPYICTECGKSFTQAPNLKIHMRIHSGEKPYSCTLCEKSFAQGSGLTVHMRTHSEDKPSKCDHCGKHFKCMSYLKRHLKVHSHEKSPCRLLMTGDNQSDLNCANPAYTTIIQKTDIDEVSPNARQI